The DNA window ATACGTCCCTATCATTCTTTGAGcacttccttctctctgaatCAAATGTTCAGGTTGATCTTATACTTTCCCCACCCCAGGCTTGGAATCACCCATTTCTCCAAGCCCTGGATCCTTTGACTGGATAATAAAGCCCTCTTTGTGGGCCAAGGTGAAGAATGTATATATTCCCTACGTATACACATTGGCATCTGTATTTACCTACAttgaaatttgtatttatttagttcATACCAATAAGAACACTGCAGGCTTCATTCTGGTTTTATCCTCTTCTATATTCATAACTCCATTTTCTGCTAGCTCTCATTATCTCCAATATATCAACTTACTGGATCAATTCCCCCTGTATGTATGTACCCAATCTCCCATTGCCAGCACTGCCTGGCCAGATCCTCTTTCCTCACCCTGTTTAGACTCCAGTACCcctctcttgaaagtgaaagaggagagtgaaaaagttggcttaaagctcaacattcagaaaactaagatcatggcatctggtctcatcacttcatgggaaatagatggggaaacagtggaagcagtgtcagactttattattttttgaggctccaaaatcactgcagatggtgactgcagccatgaaattaaaagaagcttactccttggaaggaaagttatgaccaacttagagagcagagacattaaaaagaagtattaaaaagcagagacattactttgccaacaaaggtccctctagtcaaggctatggtttttctagtagtcatgtatggatgtgagagttggactgggaagaaagctgagtgccaaaaaattgatgctttttaactgtggtgttggagaagactcttgagactcccttggactacaaggagatccaaccagtccatcctaaaggagatcagtcctgggtgttcattggaaggactgatgctgaagctgaaactccactactttggccacctcatgcaaacagttgagtcattggaaaagaccctgatgctgggagggattgggggcaggaggagaaggggacgacagaggatgagatggctggatggcatcaccgactcgatgggcatgagtttgagcaaactctgggagttggtgacggacagggaggcctggcgtgctgtgattcatggggtcgcagagtcggacacaactgagtgacagaactgaactgaacccctctcctctctcccttaaaaaagtatttttaaagaaaagcagtcTTGTTGGACACTGAGACCAAAAactgtttgctgttatttttttggctgtgctgtatggcttgcaggatcttagttccccgaccagacaCTGAACCTGTGCCCAACTGCAGAGAAAACTcgaagccctaaccactggactgccaaggggATTCCCAAGACACTTTAGAGATAAAAGAAACTTTCATATGAACTGAGTATTTAATGATATTAAGCAATTAGTGTTACTAATgccaaagtaaaaattttaaaggtcctTATTATTGCTAGGTAATGAGTACATGGGGGTCGATGATTATTCTATCTATCCTCatgcttaaaatgtttaaattaaaaaaaaaaaaagacagaaggcaaGACTGCTGATCATTGGACTTTATTAAGATGAAATCACTGATAATTACACAGAAATTACTTGCCTAAGCCAAAATCCTTGAGTTTCACATGAACTTAGTTACACAAATAAACATCATGTTCAAAACCATGAGGAAATATCCCAATGCCCAGGTGATGAAGGCTGGGTTGAACAAATCTGCACACTTATTTCAAGCTGTTAAACAGTTTATGGGCCACCTAgatgggggaaagaaaaggatgTCATCAACTGGCATGTTTAATGTCATGAATTAGAAGGCTCTTCATAACCTGGAGCAGCACTGCCTCTTCCCTAACCACTCACCTTCTCACACTCTTCTTGAGCCCTAATGAACTCCCCTCAATTACTGGAATACTTTCTTCTTAACTGGGAATCTCTTTCCCActtcttcatcttttaattttcctttaaaacctAAATTACATATTTAGGTTTTAACAAGCTCCTGTCCTTCCTGTCTTTCCCAAATAAACGTATGACTCCCCATCACAGTGCTtactaattcaacaaatatttataaaacatctaCTATATGCCAGATACCATTCTAGACTCTGAGTCACTACGGTAAACAAGACACTATCTGTGTCCTATAGAACTTAAGAAGACAATGAGAGAAATATACGTATAACTTCTGGTAGTGATAAATgctatgaggaaaataaaatggtggggGAAAGGAacagcaactttatttttttttggggggggggacagCAACTTTAAATAGAAGGTTCAGTAAAGGGCATCCCAAGGTTCTACCCAAAATATTTACCAATTTACTAACCATTCTGCCTCCTGTGCTGGCTTATAACTCAGTGAAGGGAACCATGCCCATCCCATTCCCTGATCTTAACCCAGTTTTGACTCAAGGAGTATTTAAATAACATTcaccattttaataattttaagcaaTTCATTTGTATGGCCTTAAGTAATTCACACTGTTCTACAACCATCAACCTCCAGAACTTTTCCATTTTCCCAAActaaaactctatacccattaaataaAGGCAACTACCATTCAATTTTCTATCTCAATGAATTGGACTACTCTAGGTTCCTCATATAAGTAgaaaatttgttcttttgtgtttgactgatttcacttagcatgttttcaaggttcacctatgctgtagcatgtatcagtttccttccattttaaggctcaataatattccattgtatgtacataccacactttgtttatccacCCCACCAACAGACATGTTTTTTGAGTAAcgtacttatttctttttattgccaaataatattcctctATATGGATACATCAAGTTTTATTTATCAGCTAATGgatatttatattgtttccaaCTGTGCTATGAGTATTTGTGTACAAATTTATGTAgagatgttttcatttgtcttgggtgtacacctaggagtagaattgctgggtcatatgttaacTCTTAAGTTTAaccttttgaagaactgccagacCTTTCAATAAGGCTGTACCAATACACATTCCCATAGGCAGTGTATATGAGGTTTCTAGTTTCTCCACAtcaccaacacttatttcttAAGATATAGAAAGCAGTATATAagtattttgtatataagttttCCCTCTTTCCACTAAAGTCACGTTGAAAAAAGAGCTGTATGAATAATTATAAACtagagaatggaaaaaatatgaatatacatCAATGGAAAGGAATATAATGCTCCTTCAAATGTGTTATGTtattatgatttcattttgtttaagaaTGTTAGCTTGTATAAGAAAACATGTTAGACAGTATGACTTCAGTTGGGTTTttgttcttattaaaaaaaaaaaaaaaaaaaaactccagggaattccttggcagtggGTCCAGTGGTTGGTTAGAattccatgcttctactgcagcaCGCACAGgatcaatccttggtcaggaaacccTGCAAAATGTGCAgcatggcatggccaaacaaaattttctttaactGTCAGAATGTGTTTATAGGAGCTGTGTACAAATATGTGTGATGTGCATTTGTGTGTTTGCACTGTATATTATAGAATTAAAATACCTAAATTGGGATTGCTGAAGCATAAATTATGATAGTGGAGGTCATTAACTATTTTGTGGGGAATTATTTACCGACTCCCTTTACCCATTTCTCCCCAtactttttttattatagccatcctgAGATGTGAagggatatctcattgtggttttgatttgcatttccctgagagCTAATGGTGTtaggcatcttttcatatgcttattagcCACCCAATTTAAACATAAACAATCATATCAAACTTTGCCTACCCTGTACTTTATTAAAATACCTTACTGTTACATATGTAAGGGAGtcaaaaacaagtttaaaaaaaaaaaaaaacttttgtaccAACTATTATGTATAAGACACACTGGAggatatatattaaagaatagcCTTTTGTACTTAAAATACAGAATCCAGTATCCCTACTGCTTAGCAGTGTAAACTGGAACATCGTAtctcttttctgagcctcagttttttatctgtaaaatgggaatatctaTCTTCAGTGAATCAGAGGATTATgtaagataatatatgtaaaatgctcAGCATTGTCCTGCTCCTAGGATGGAAAGAAAGGTGGTCATCACCAAGTCTTCCCTGGCCACTATAAGCTTTCCCCTTCCGGACTTTAGGCTGACTTACACAGTGGTCCCTTGCATGCAAGAAGTCAAAGAGCTCCTCTGTGCagtcctcctctgtctgtgaccTGGAGGATACACGCTGATCACAGAGCTCTAGCCGCTCCCGAGCCTTCACACATTTCTCCAGCTGCTCGCACTGCTCTCTCACTGTTGTTAGAGGATCCTCGGAGAGAAACACACAAAATGGGGATTTCGGGAGACCCACAAACCACATGCATTAATACAACCACCAAACCAAGGTGCTGCCTCTGAATTACCGTGCAGAAGGCCAGCTAGCAGAGCCACACTGCCGCCAGAAAGAGCAGAATGGGGTCTCCCATTTAATTCTGATGCTAAGTAGTAGGGGAAAGTTTCACATTCCTGCCTTCCAGGGTTGCCAGTATGCACTGAAAGCCTCAGTCCTATCTGAAAAACAAGGTGATACAGGAAACCTGGCCAAATTTGAAGGACATCTAGAAGAGGCCCGCCTTGTTTATTATCACATCATTTTGGGATATATAATGTCTGAATTTTAATTCCCCTCACTGGACAACTGGCCTATGCACCCCAGCCGACCACCTAGAAAGGCCATGTTAACATGGAGAAGGATCATTTAAGATTCCTTCTAGAATTCCTTATTAGACCACAAAGAGCACATGGTTGAGTACCAGGCCTTCAAGTTGCTACTGTGCTCTCTGATACCATGACTGTAGAAGCCCCAAACCCAGAAAAGACTCAGCTTCCCAGGACCACATGCCACAAACACTGAACAGGAGTATTAAAGGATTTTTCCACTCCCATTCTCTCCAAGGTGTTGAGTATCCTTAAAATGCCCTTAGTTTCATGAAACTCAAAACTTTCTTCTACTGAGATGGTTCCAAACCTGAGACAGCTCTTACCACtaattcctcttcctcttcttcctcctacaaaatgaaaacaaaattaatgtcAGCAGCAATTTTATGACATATATATTCACAATCATACTGATGTTGTAATTACTCAGGATAGACAGTattaatcatgttttaaaattttctgtattttatggtGTTTTAACACTTTAGGAGCCTTGCTAATCCTGGAGACAGCCCCTCCCAGGGCTGCCTAATTTCTAGAGTTGGCAAACAACTTGTTGCCAGGGGGCACACATTTCAAAGAAACCAATCCAAAACCCTTCTTACCATCTACCTTTATATAACTTTCCTACACTAAACCAATTATTGCCCCTGTACTAATCACATCAGGTTAAGTACCAAACAAAAAGAGACTAGCCCAAAGTCGACAGCCTATTAAATTATCCAGGCTTAAACTTGccagtatgtcaaggctggatattgtcactctgcttatttaacttatatgcagcatacactatacaaaatgccaggctggatgaagcacaagctggaatcaagactatgaggagaaatatcaataacctcagatatgcaaatgacaccacccttatggcagaaagtgaagaggaactaaaaagcctcttgaggaaggtgaaagaggagagagaaagttggcttaaaactcagcattcaaaaacggaagatcatggcatccagtcccatcacttcatggcaaatagatggggaaacaatggaaccagtgacagattttattctcctgggctccaaaatcaatgaagatggtgactgcagccatgaaattaaaagacgcttactctttgaagaaaagctatgacaaacctagacagcgcaTTAAGAAGCAGAGATCTTAATTtgctatatagtcaaagctatagtttttccaatagtcatgtatggatgtgagagttagaccataaggaaggctgagagccaaagaattgttgcttttgaactgtggtgttggagaaactgtttagagtcccttggactgcaaggaaacagactgcaaggagatcaaaccagtcaatcctaaaggaaatcaagcctgaatattcattggaagggctgatgctaaagctgatgttccaatactttgggcacctgatgggaagaagcgacccattggaaaagaccctgatactgggaaagattgaaggcaagagaaagggacgacagaggacaagatggcatcaccaactcaatggatatgagtttgagcaagctcgggaagacggtgaagaacaaggaagcctggcatgctgcagtccaaggggttgcaaagagtcggacacgactgagtgactgaacaacaacaaaacttgcCAGAACATGCCTATCCTGCCTCACCTAGTCCTTCTTCTGCTCCTGATTGGTTCTGGCACCTCCCCATGTGGCCCTGGGTGGTATGGCCTGCCCTCTTCTCTTGGGAACTATAGTCAGTCAGTCCAGTCgctatatataactatatatagtCAGAAACTATAGTAATAAACTTCATTCAAAAACAGCTGTCCTATCTTGGTTATGCTTTGAAGAAGGGTAATAGACATCATACTAGACAGGGTCACTGATATAAACAACTTTACAGGttatacaatttaaataattttaaaataaattataaagtagtctaaattaaaaaaaaaaaaaagttgtctccATGCTTGTAACCTTACCCTACCTGATTAAAACAAGTCCtgaatggctgattcatgtcaatgtatgacaaaaaccactacaatactgtaaagtaattagcctccaactaataaaaataaatggaaaaaaaataaaacaagtcctGAGTATATTTAAAGAAGAACACAGAATCTCATGTTCATTAGCAACAAACTTGTGTGTACAATGCTCTAAAAGTTTATGCACTTTGTATCTGTAATGATTTGATTAATTATAATAGACCCTTAAGGGGCTCCCAGTTTAGTAATAACAAGCACTAATCAAACATTTTCTGATATAGAGTCCAGCTGTCACAGTAAAATTGCCATATCAATTTTAATGTATAGATTTTGCAAATACTATGCTATATGTAATACCTAACTGTATCTATAATGTCTGTCATATATTTATgctcattaaacattttaattatagggaaaaaaaaaagattcagggacttccctggtggtccagtggttaagaacacaccttgtaatgcaggggatccaggttcACCCCCTGAttgaggaaataagatcccacatggctcaaGGTCAACTAAGCCCACCTGCCGCAACTACTGCACCTGCGTGCTCTGGAACCCACATGCAATGACTATCCCAtaatgcagcaactaagacccaatgcaaccaaagtAATCAGTCATTCAAGTTGTCAACTGTTCATATGGAAtcagcatgtgtatgtgtgttagctgcttagtcgtgttcaactctttgcgatcccatggactatagcctgcctggctcctctgtccagggaattctccaggcaagaacagtggagtgggttgccatttccttctccaggggatcttcctgacccagggatcgaactcggatctcttgcattgcaggcagattctttaccatctgagctacaggaaagtccccaacttaaatatattttcttctaaattctgAGACATACCAGTAGTACCAGAAATAGCTAAATTTAATCCTGACATTCCCAAACCAAGTTAGGTAGAAAgctaacatttttttcctatgtaCTGAATTTGAATTGGGTAAATGAAAATAGCCAAACCTAAACTCTCCTTTAGCCagaatttaaagataatttctgTCACTGCTTTTTGGCTTGCTTAACTTTCAGGACTCTAAGTACACTATCAATATATAAGTGCACCAAAGCTCTACACAATTCCACTCACAAGCTTAAAAACATCAGGCCCTACCTATTATTTcaacctcagtttcttttcttccaaggggtatgggggaaaaaaaatatctttgagaGGAAGAGCAGTCTTGAATCTGTGGCATAGTAGTGCCTGATCAGTAACTCAACCTGTCAAAAGTAAAGCATTTGCCCACTGGTGCATGTACATGTCCACGTTtgcaggaagggaaagaaaaggtatatatagagaaaaaaaaaatagttcaacaATCCCTCACTGTGTTTTCAAAACTTTGTACAATCTGCCCCATTCTCTACCATGATCTTTAGGGAAGGGACCAAAGCTTATGAAAACTGGGAGTGAGGGACAGGGCAGGTTTCACTGTAATCCAGGCTGCTTATTCTCAAATTAACAAAGGTGTCTTCTAAATGTGAAGTTATTACTTAGGATGTACAAGTCTAGTTTTCCATTAAACAATATTTCTTAAccttgctcttaaaaaaaaaaattcatcctgAAAACAGttattcaaaaaaactgaaatcccaTTCTGCCTGAGTTAGAAATCAGAAATCAATATCCTAGAAGCAAGACCTTTATATCCTTTCCCTATTAGCAGTGTTACTACACTGATTATTTTATTGATCATTTTTGATAACTTTGTGTCAAAAGTATCATGGtatattttgagaaaacaaaTCCAAATACAAGTCTGAATATGGACTACTTCAGGTAAACTTCATATCCATGATAAAAACCAAGGTCACACTAAATAAAAAGATTCAACCTGTAAGATGTATAGGTTCTTCATAACCTCagattttttcattataaaactgactacttgtttactttgttttctcatctactgCTGTGATGAGCCCTACTGAACTTTCTGGTATACTTCCAGTTGAACCTCCTGAGACTggctccatttcttttttgtcctttttctgaaaataagacTAGAAAAAATTATGGGATAAACTAGTTCCCAATTATTCTTAACCCATAAACCCAGAACAACTGCAGGGAAGTGACCAAAGAACAAAAGATAGGAAATGTGATGGGAAACAAAACTAGCTGGCTTCTGTAAAACCATGTAACACTGTGGCTAAGCCTTGTCTGGAACCACGCTGtttgagttcaattcctggctccGTGATTTATTAGCTGTGTGTCCTCAGATTAGATATTTAACCTCTCTATGCTTGTTTCCTCATGTAAAATGGCAATACTATGACTACCTAATACCTCACAGGGCTATTATGTGGCTTAAATGAATTAGTACATATAAAGCACTTGGAATCGTAAGCAGCCAATAAATGATTAGTATTAAACTGGCATTCTCAGTCTGAGAAAGAGCTCCCTCTCTCATCACAGAATTATTCCGCACATCCCCACACTCACTGTCCCCAAAGACACttttcccttccccccacccaagGAAAACGAAATCACATTTTCACAGAAACTAGCCTAAGGCCTGATGCCCGGAAATATACCAGGATCCCTGACCCGAGCTGAGGCAGCTTGCTCCCCAAATTCGTCAAACTAGAGGCTCTGAACAGCTGATTGACTAAAAACATAAGCAGGCCTCATTTTTACAAAACTTTAGTCCACAAAACATTTTTGTTCTCGTTAAACCTTCATCTCATTCACAGAAGGGAAAGCCGAAGCCCAGAGAAAGCCTACTCAcctacttgcccaaggtcacccgaCGAACTATGGGGAAAGGTACGGGGAACCAGCTCTCCCAACCCTGCAAACTCTACTGGGAAACGGGGGCCCAGAGGGTCCCGTGCTTTGGCGGGTCAGGTCCTGAGCCTCAGGGCTGTGAAAGGAGGTCGAGTCGCCCGAGAGTCTTACCTCCTTGGGATCTCCGGACCCGGTCAGCATCCTTTGCTCGTCCTCTAGCCCCATGTCCGGCTGCAGTTCTGGACTCAACACAAGCAGCAACAGCGGCACCTATTCCACTTGAGGATCAAAAAGGACTTGTAAGGGTCACTCAGCGGATATCCGGCGATCTGGCCGGAAGTGCGGCAGACTAGTCGTAGGGGCGAACACACGCTCCGATTGGCATGTACTACAGTccagaggcagggggcagggagagctgGTATTTGCACCAGAGAAGGATTTGGTAAGGAATATCCCCTTAGCCACACTATGCCCAAATATGTTGACCTTGGGGAATATTTGAGTTATTGATTTCTAAGAAACTTGGGAAGTATGCATAAATACTTGATATTCTTTTAACGCAGTTCCCAGTCTTCCCCACATCGTCGATGGAACCGTCCTAACTGCTGACCTTCTCAAGATGGCAGCCCGAGACCGCTACTCACGGACTCGCGCACCTCCCCAAGATGGCGGCGCCCGAGGCCTGGCGCGCCCGGAGTTGCTGGTTCTGTGAGGTAGCGGCAGCAACGACCATGGAGGCCACGTCCCGGGAGGCGGCGCCAGCGAAGAGCTCGGCCTCGGGCCCCAGCGCTCCCCCCGCCCTGTTCGAGCTGTGCGGGCGGGCGGTGAGCGCCCATATGGGGGTTCTGGAAAGCGGGGTGTGGGGTAAGTCGCGGGATGAGGGGCTACCACTGGCAACGAACGGAGGCGGCCCAGCGGCCGGGGGGCGCGGGGGGCGaggccaggaggcctggggcaaGGCCCAGCTCTGGGCACTGGAAGTCAGACCTTCGGGTCGGAGCAAGAATTCTGTGACTGGCAGGACTGGCCAGAGTAAAGACGGAGACCAAACTGCCAGGTGGACCCGCACCGCGGCCCGGCTGGGGGGCTCGGGGGGCGAGGCCAGGAGGCCCAGTCTGGGGTGAAGCGGGCAGAGCCCGGGCGACAAGAGGCAGGACTGACTAGCCGGGCCTTGGTCACCGAAGTGACACTCGGACTGGGTCGGGCTGCAGAATATCGGATGCCGAACGGACGGGCAGGGATGGCACTGCTACTTGGGGGCGGGGGCCGAGGCCTGGAGGCCCGGCCTAAGGCCAGGAGGCCAGGCCGGGGCAACCTAGCCAGACGGACGGCGCGCGGCCTCCGCTGTCTGCCTGACAGACCGTGGGGGCCGGGACTCTGGAGGCCAAGCCGCTGGGCGAGGGCAGCCAGCGGACTGGAGAGTGAGGGGATGGGGCTGCGGGAGAGGCCGAAAGTCTCGGGGCGCCGAGGCCTTTCTGACGGCCCGGGGCTGAAAGGAGCGAACTGACTGACGGCCAGGGCGTCGGGTGCCAAACTGAGTGAGCGACTGACTGACGGGCAGGGCCCGGAGCGCCGGAGGCCGCTCGGATTGGCCGGAACGGCGAGGAAGGGCCAGAGAGCGGGTGAAGGGAGGCCCGGAGCGGGTCGGCAATCGACTGAGGCGCGAATGACGGACAGGCGGGAAGGGCCACGGAAGCCCCAGGCGCGGCGAGGGCCTGGGGAACCCGAACTGGGAGGGGGCGCGGCGCCGCTTGAAGGCCTGGGTCTGGGTGGAGTGAAAGAAGGCCCGGGGCCTGAGAGAGGCCGGGACCGCGAGGCCCGGCCTGGGTTGAGGGCGCCTAGGGTGAGTAGCAGAGGCGGGTGGCCGGGGGCCCTGGGATGAGGGCCTGGGACGTGAGTCAACTGTCTGGGGGGCCTGGCAGTACAGCGGCGGCGGGGCAAGCCGAGTAACGGAGGAGGGAGGCCTGCAGGCGGATGGGCGCGAGGAGGCCGGGCCTTGGGGTGGCTTACTGCTGGTAGCATCCAGGCATCTGCGGAGGAAAACGCGGGTGGACGACCTGGGCACCGATAGTGAGTGTGAAAGAGAGGAAAGTGAGAGCTCTGGGGTAGGCCTGCCTGCCTGGGCCGAGGAGGCCTTGGGCCTGACAGACTGCTGGTGCGAGGGGGTGGGGCCGGAGGCCTGGGCTGAAGTTGGGTGAGGAGatcccaggccaggccaggccaggccaggccgaGCCGAAGGCCCCGGGACGGGGGAGGGGATGGCAAGAGAGGAGGCCCTAGGCCCTGGCGGTGAGAGGGTCTACTGTAGGCCTCAGCGGGTGTGGTGGTGTCTTTGCCTGGAGGAAGGCCTGAGGAAGGCCTCCCATAAGGTCAGGAGTCAGGGCTCATTCCTGGGATGGGGGATTTGGATTACACCCTGAAGAGGCCAATGtggagaaaagaccctgaagtttgGGGAGCTGGACCTTCAGGAATAAGCCCCAAAGCTGTGGAGTGGTTAAGGAGGTTCAAGGATGTAGGAAGGCCTTTGGtgaagtgggggtggggcaccCTTCCTAAAGAAGCCCAAATGTCTTGTCTGGTGAGGGAAGACTTAGCAGTCCTCAGGCCTGGTGAGGGGGAGAGGATTGTGGAGGCCCTGGACCAACAACTAAAAAGAATAGGGTCAGGCTGACCGGAGGAATGGGAGAAAAGTCCCAGTGGAGCTGGGCAGGAGACAGAAAAGTCCTGGGGAATTTGGAAGAAGATACAGTGGATCTGGCTGTGTCAGCCCAGAGCTTCTAGAATGCTAAACCTGACTAAGAGGGACTAGGACTGAGGGTGAAGTTCCCAAGTTGGGACAGCAAAGCATTAAAGATATGAGATAGAAAgaagcaagagactcaggttcgatctctgggtcgggtagatcccctggtggagaaaatggcaacccactccagtattcttgtctggaaaattctgtggacagaggaccttggtgggctacagtccatggggttgcagagttggacacaactgacatacacacacagaaagaagtaAGGAAGAGCCTGGCTTAGGAAGATGAGGAAAGGTAGAGAAGAGTTTGTGAATAATAGGGATGAGAATCTCTGTGAAAGAGGATGGCTATGCAGAGAGAAGCATATTGGAGGCACAGAGGAGGAAGAGCTCCCATGGGCCTTGCCCAGGTGGACAGTCACACAGAAACAGCTGAATCAAGTTAGGCCTCTTAGAAGGGTGAAGTAAGAGGCCTGCTAGCAGTGCTATTTTGGAGCAAGGTCTCAGTGTGGGCTAACAGCCAAGAAAGCCTTCCTGGAAGTAGTGCACTAGCATTTCTTTGTGTAGGGAGAGAGAAGGCGAAAATGAGTAGAGGCAGCAGGAAAGGATATAATGAGGAATAGAATAGGTATGTTACACCTTGAATGCCAGTATATGGAACTTGCACTTTATCTTGAATGCAGTAGAAAGATTTCATTAGTATATTAGCATACAGAATTAATACTTTTCTTCAGAGGGTacactgagtacctactatgtacaAAGAATTATACTAAGCTGGATATCAGGATTCAGTTACTGCACAAGTAAGGATAAAAGATCCTGGGATGtaagttttaaaagaatttccttAGGTATCAAGATCTTGAAACTTTTTCTTGGCAGGACAGAGAAACTTTTgacaaaataggaataataatagctAAAGTTTTGTGAAATTATGGCCAGGTACAGTCTTCAAGTCTGGTCTCTTCGAGTCTACAAGTAtggtcttctttaattttcacaaccaTCTTAAGAGGTagttattattatctccattttaaaattaaggaaattgaggctcaaagaCATTAATTTGTCCATGAATTCATAATTAACTAAGTGATGCAATCAGGATTTCACCCAGTTTTGTCCAATTCTAGAGACTATACCATTTAGCCACAATATTGTAATGCCTCTCAGATCTAGGGAAGTTAGCAGGAAcgagttttgtttttaagatatattGAATTAAGAGTATAGAACCTAATTATTTCTATTCTTCATAGGAAAGTGCTAGTTCAGGGTACAATGGGAGCCC is part of the Odocoileus virginianus isolate 20LAN1187 ecotype Illinois chromosome 5, Ovbor_1.2, whole genome shotgun sequence genome and encodes:
- the UQCRH gene encoding cytochrome b-c1 complex subunit 6, mitochondrial isoform X4: MGLEDEQRMLTGSGDPKEEEEEEEELVDPLTTVREQCEQLEKCVKARERLELCDQRVSSRSQTEEDCTEELFDFLHARDHCVAHKLFNSLK
- the UQCRH gene encoding cytochrome b-c1 complex subunit 6, mitochondrial isoform X1, with translation MGLEDEQRMLTGSGDPKEEEEEEEELVIGLRLSVHTGNPGRQECETFPYYLASELNGRPHSALSGGSVALLAGLLHVREQCEQLEKCVKARERLELCDQRVSSRSQTEEDCTEELFDFLHARDHCVAHKLFNSLK
- the UQCRH gene encoding cytochrome b-c1 complex subunit 6, mitochondrial isoform X2, which gives rise to MGLEDEQRMLTGSGDPKEEEEEEEELVIGLRLSVHTGNPGRQECETFPYYLASELNGRPHSALSGGSVALLAGLLHVREQCEQLEKCVKARERLELCDQRVSSRSQTEEDCTEELFDFLHARDHCGFLTKD
- the UQCRH gene encoding cytochrome b-c1 complex subunit 6, mitochondrial isoform X3 — encoded protein: MPGCYQHGIGAAVAACVESRTAAGHGARGRAKDADRVRRSQGGGRRGRGISVREQCEQLEKCVKARERLELCDQRVSSRSQTEEDCTEELFDFLHARDHCVAHKLFNSLK